The genome window TTCGGACCCACGGGTGGGCAGCCATGGCAATCccattaaatatatataatatgatcTCTCCCTCTCTCGTCGCCAGGTAAATACTTTGCCACTGGCTCGGCGGACGCGCAAGTCTCCTTGTGGGATGCCAACGAGCTGGCCTGCCTGCGCATGATCAGCCGCCTGGAGTGGCCCGTCCGCACCATATCGTTCAGCCACGACGAGCGAATGATTGCCTTGGCCAGCGAGGACCTCATCATCGACATTGCGTTCACGGAGACGGGCGAGCGGGTCACCGACATCCACGTGGACGCCTCCACGTTCACGGTGGCCTGGCATCCGAAGCAGTACCTGCTGGCCTACGCCTGCGATGAGAAGGACAACGATCGGCGACGCGACGCTGGCAACGTAAAGATATATGGCTTTTCGGAATAAAGCAACCTAGTTTAAGGCGCATCTGATGGTAAAGACCACCCTGTTTGCTTTCCCATTACCTTTTCGAGTGTGACTTTATCGACGTACCTGGCCGCCGATGATGCACTTTGGAGTTAACTGGGTCACGTTGCTGGCCGAGCTAACATTCTGGATTATCAATTGCCGGGCTTCGTCGGCGGACGTGTTCGTGGCAGCCATTTCGGTTTTATCATCTTTGGCTCACTTTTATGGCTTTGCCGGACCCAGCTGATGTGGTCTGCTGTCCAGGAGCTGCTCAAGACTGCAAGCACTTTGCTTTTATCATGCAAATAACGACGCTGGCGGATGCGGGTGCTGACCCAATGTATGTAGTTTTACGGCAATGGCTTCCTGCTTCTTAAGCTATTAATCAGTGTCAGCTTTTGGAGGGCTTAATCCCCGAAAGAAAGTGGCTGTATGAGTGGCGACCATTAGCCAGGCAAACTGGAGAGGCACGAGGTCAAGTTTTGGGGCGCTGTCCAAGTCCCGAGTGGGTGGGTTGTGTCAATTGTTGTGGCTCTTACTTTCTGCACGCGGCGCAagtggcaaacaaacaagcgaGCTAACACGGCGTGTGTAGCATCACTCGCATCGCAGCATCGCCATTTGTATGCCGTCCAAGTGCATTTCCCGCCAAGTGCAGCGCACTCCAATCCCCTCCGCCCGCGCAGCCAGCCATCCACTCGAAGCCACGTCAATATTTTCTTTACTAAAAGTTTTCGATAAATTTCGGTTTCGAGCTGCCAGCTGCCGTTAGTTGCTCGGGGGAGGGGAGGGGAGCGGATTGCATTCGTTGGTAAATATAATTTACAGTTAATTGTTGTCAGTGGATTGAAGGAGCATTTTTGGCCAAGTAATGAATACTTTAAATAGCCATCGTTTTCACTTGCTCGCATTGCCTATATTTACCATACACACATAATGCAATCTTCATTTGCTAACTATatcttatattatatattatattaaattccaATTTGGCTTATACTTCCAATGGGTTTTCTTATCAGAGCGAAACAGAATTTCTACATTATTTCTACGTCGTTACATGTACACCATGTACACACGTGTAAAACTTTAACAGCCAGCTTACCCCTTTCTATTCAGCACAGCTGTAAAGTAAGCATGCAGACTGTTAGTTTACATAGCTCGGTTTGTCGCATGCGATAAGTGCGACATTTCTATATGGAATGGAATAGAACGCTTCTGTTAAAATTTCCCCTTCTGATGCAAATGTTACTGGAATGTAATGAATGcaataaaatgttattttcGACATATTCTCAAATCTGTGCAGGAATTGCAAGTAAAACAGGCATGTAATgtaaaaaacattatatttcatattttagttttatttatttcaattttacaCCAAATATCGAAAACTAAAGAAGCTACAGCTAATTACTTTTTTATTCTTACTAATTACTTTGGCTTTCACTCAATACAAATATGCGTTACTATATGACTTTTAAACttataatttaagaaaaaaaGGGAGAAAAGAGAAAAATTATGTTGTGAATAAATTTGCTTGCTACActtatgcaaatggaaaagtgGCGTGTCTTCCGAATTGCAGCAGTTGTTCTTCAACTCGCAAGATAATAGTCAATTGATCGGAAAGGCAAACATacaaaaaaaagtaataaaacTTAGAGCAGCAAATACTTTTTGGGCCACTTGCCCTGCCCCTCGCACACTTTTCAATTCTGCTGTCACTTTGGACAAACTTTGACGATGCGGATTTCTTTGGTGGGCGTGGAGCCGGACGACTGGAATTTATGTTGGCTGTCGTCGGGACTTATTCGCTTTCGACTGCTGTTTTCCCCAGAGCGAAGTACCGAAATTCAAGTGCCCGTAAATTGGCCAGAACTTTGTTTTCAGTTGGCTGCAGTTGAAGTGAGCAGTTGGTGTGAGCTGATTTCAAATAATTTCCTGTGGACTTGTATCCTTGCAAAAAAGAACTTATAACTATTGTTTTTTTGTCTTTGGCAACTTTCTAGTCTGttgaaattatttcaattgcgatgaaaagtttaaacaaaatattcagATTTGCTAAAGGAAAATTTGGCGCCTTAATTTAAATTCTTGCAGTGCTGCAAATTACTTGCCGCACCAACAGTTCCATAAGGGTTCGAGTCGTTGCTACACCTTATTCCACGATACTTATCGATAACAACGATTGAAAGTTGAAACTTAATAGGCGCTGCCACTTAAGTTACAAGAAATCGATAGTCGATAATCATTTTATATCTGGTAGCACTGCCTTAAATCACATTCATTTGTATTGAATTCTAGATAATTCCGTACAAAAAAACGCCGTTTAGTGGGCTTAAGCAATTATAGGGGAATCCTCAATAATTCCCAATTTCCTCTACCGGTGAAGCAGCAAGATGTCCGTGCGCCACGACTGGTACCAGTCGGAGACCAAGGTGGTCATCACCGTGCTCCTGAAGAACGCCGTCGAGAAGAACTACGCTGTGGAGATAACCCAGAACCGAGTCCACATGACGGCGGATGGCTACGAGTTGGACCTGAAGCTGCTTCATCCCATTGTTGTGGAGCGGTCCTCCTACAAGGCCTTCTCCACCAAAGTGGAAATCACACTGGCCAAGGAGACGGGAATTCGGTGGGAGAATCTGGAGGAGGCCATCGTGGCTGCGCCGGTGCAACCCAAGGCCAAGAACTGGGACCAGCTGGTCAACGAGGAGGAGAAGATCGACGAGAAGGAGGCCAAGGGCGAGGCGGCACTCACCAACCTGTTCAAGAAAATCTACAGCTCATCCTCGCCCGAGGTCCAAAAGGCCATGAACAAGTCCTTCTCGGAGTCGGGAGGCACCGTGCTCAGCACCAACTGGAATGAGGTGGGCAAAGAAAAAGTCACAGTGAAGCCTCCAAATGGAACCGAGTTCCGCGAGTGGGATAAGTAGGCGAAATAGCCCTACTCCTTGTATTTATAGAGTCAGCGAGAGAGATTATCAGAGAATAATTACTATAATGTGTACATTTTGTGGATTGTCGACTTAAATTACCAAGTACAGAAGAGAGTCATGAGGAAAACAGTGGCAATAAACGCATAAAAAGAACTTCAGAAACACGAACATGTTTATATTTCCTAGAAAAGAACTAGGATGTAATGTAAATTAAAAATCACCACATAAACACTCTTACGAGCACCTCACAacataaatgtatttaaattaatattctGTAGCATAGCACTTTATTTCTGATAATTATAGTGTCTACGAATAAAGTGGTAAcgaataaatttgaattaaCAGTTTTCATCAGCCTTTTTTTAATTAGAGCATTTTAAAAAAGCGCAATAAAGTTTGGAAAGAAACTGTCGTTGatggtttttatttcattattcatttttatctCACAACGAAGAACTCCTGAATCCACCCCCGCACTCAACCGAAACGTTCTCAGCGAAAACAGCTGATCGGCAGACCGGGTAGCAGATACGTGTAAAAATAAACGCACAATTACTTTTGGCTCGCACAAATCGGTCTGCAATTCCCAAAGACTCCGAAATGTACAAGAATCTGGAGGAGCACAACCGGCTGGTTAACAAATACCTGAAGATATTCTTCGTCGTGTCGCTCTACTGGTGAGTAATGCATGAGAACCACCCATCTGTGCGCCGCCTGCAGGTCGATGTCTTCCACAGGTGCACCTCGATATTGACGGTATTCGTGAATAAGCACCTGCTGAGCAGCGATACAGTGAACCTGGGAGCTCCGCTCTTCATGTCCTGGTTCCAATGCGTGGTTTCCACAGTGATATGTTTCGCGGCAAGTCGGCTGAGCAGGAAGTACCCCTCGGTATTTACGTTTCCCGAGGGAAATCCCCTGGACATCGACACCTTCCGCAAGATCCTGCCTCTATCTGTGCTCTATACCCTGATGATTGGGGCCAACAACCTGTCGCTGTCCTACGTCACAGTGGCCTTCTACTACATCGGTCGCTCCCTGACCACCGTGTTTAGTGTGGTCCTCACCTACGTGATTCTCCGCCAACGAACCAGCTTCAAGTGCCTGCTGTGTTGCGGCGCCATTGTCGTTGGATTCTGGCTGGGAGTGGACCAAGAAAGCCTGACGGAGGTCTTCTCCTGGCGGGGAACCATCTTTGGAGTGCTAAGTTCGCTTGCCTTGGCCATGTTTTCTATTCAGACAAAGAAATCGTTGGGTTATGTCAACCAGGAGGTGTGGCTGCTTAGCTACTACAATAATCTCTACTCCACTTTGCTCTTCCTGCCCCTGATCATCATCAATGGCGAGCTGGAGAGCATTATCACGTATCCACACCTGTGGGCTCCTTGGTTCTGGGCCGCAATGACGCTTAGTGGCCTTTGTGGCTTCGCCATTGGATTTGTCACAGCGCTGGAAATCAAGGTAATCAAGCAATTCACGTGTTAATCGCTTATCTAGCCCGATCGATATTTCAGGTCACATCCGCCCTGACGCACAATATCTCGGGAACGGCCAAGGCCTGCGCTCAAACGGTGATCGCCACCCAGTACTACCATGACGTTCGATCGGCTCTCTGGTGGACCTCCAATGTGGTGGTCCTGGTGGCCAGCGCCGCCTACACCCGCGTCAAGCAGCTGGAGATGATGCGCCAGCACCAACAACGCAGCACCGCCACCCAGAAGGCCTGAATGCAATTAAAAGCCGCCAAAGTGAAGTAGACTGTTTAGGACTCTAGGAGATGTAAGTTTAAAGTATGCACAAACAATCCATCAACAAAAATACATAGGCTTCTGTATTAACTAATTGGAGGCAACTGCTTCTTGGGGTTCCGCCGGCTCTGTCTGCTTTTTGGCCCCATCCCTTTTCACCTTCGCCGTGCTCTTGTCCCACATCTCTGGAACGTAGAGAAAGGGATCGATTTTCAGCTGCTCACTGCTGGGCGGGCTCTTCAGCAGGACACGTGTGATGAAACGTCCCTCGCGCTTGGGCCTCATAGTGTTGACATCCTGCAGTAGGAACCTGATGTTCTCCTCAAGCTTCTGGACATCCATATCCAAAGTGCCCACACTGGCGGTGATCAGGCCAAAATTTTGCTGGTACTCATCCTTGACTGCACTGTAGCTAATGCCGCTGGAGAACTTGACGATCATCTCGGCCAGGTTGGTGCCCAGCGTCTCGCTCTTGGGATTTGGGAACTTGCGTTTCATCAGGCCTCGCAGGGCCACCAGCTCGGCCAGTATATTCGGATGGGCAATGACGTACTGGTAGTCGGAGAGCAGCAGTTCGCCGCTGGTAATGTCCTTAATGAGCTCCACGCCGCCGACTAGCGAGGCGCCAGCTTCCCTGGCCTCCAGGACTTCATTCTGGGAATTAATTTAATGTTATTTTAAGATTTTGTACTAAGGAGCTGCACTCACATTTCCCTTGGTGAAAACTATGATCTTCCGCTCCTCGCCGTGGTCAAACTTGTGCGGAATCATGGCCATGCGCTGGAAGTTATCCACAAAACGTGTGATCTTCTCCGCCTGCATGTTGAGTTCAATATTCAAATTGAGGGGAGCATTGGGCACGTTGTACATGCTGGGATGATGCGTCTCCCGATGGCACTGGATGGCTTCCTGCACCGAGTACACTGGCCAGCGGTAGTAGCGCCCCACATAGCAGTCATCTTTGGGCACCTGTTTCCAGGAGTCATCCACATGTTTGTCCGCCCGTTTCACGTTGATTCTAGAGCAGAACGATGGTTAATCCGGTGTTATGGGCATCGAGCTGACAACCTACTTCTTGTTGCGCTGGTTGTGCGGGATGAATCCAACCTTCTTCACTTCCACCTTGACTTTCTTCTTGCGGGCCTTCTCCCGAGTTCCTTTACGGGCCGCCTCGCTCACGGCGGAAAGGTGCAGCAGGCGGAGGGGCTCCACCGTGCTCTGGCGCAGGGCCAGTGCCCTCATTGAGGACAGAATGGACTGCATTTCTTTGAGAAATATTACTATTTACCGGAATGCAAACCTCTCGCTTTGCATAACCTCGCCGGCCGGAACTGCCAACTCTTCGCCGGAAAACTTAAGTTTACCACACTGTAGCCGATAAAAAGCATGAACACGAACCATGGTTGTGAGCTTGGCTAATAGTATGGCTAGAGCACGTATTTGAAATCAATGTTTTCAACGGGCTTTTTCCAAAACTATTGGGAACTGCGTTTATTCGAATAATGCACAGGTTCATTCTCAATTTCTAACTCATAAATTgtaaaataacatttaaccACATATTCTACagcattttaaatattctttaTTTTAAGAAATCCACTATATGGCTGATTAACTATATTCTAAGAGAGCTTAGGAAATCAGCAAAGAGATCAAAACACTGCCCGTACTCTCTATAAATAAATCTCAAAATTTTCAACTTTTCCGATGTGTTCAAAAGCGCCGTACCGCTCAGAATAGCTTCGACCGACGAGCGGAACGGACGTATACGGAATTTCCAAGCCGCGGAAAATCGCGAGTATCCGTGAgggagagagacagagagagcgagcgagtGACCGATGAAAATTCCGCGGCGGGGCGGACGACCGAGTGTGCAAGTAGGAAAAGTGCAAGTAataatttgttattgtttttcctttCAACAAAACACCAAAAATAGACCGACAACCTTGCGCATAAACCCATTAAACAAAAGAAGCGCAGCCAGGAAGAAAAGTCGAGCGGAGAAAAGAAAAATGTGTGTATTCAATGTGTGGCAACAGTTTCGATATAACGTTCGGAAAGTGGCGAAAGTAATGGGGGCCGCCGACTTCAGATACACATGATCTGCTCGCAGCACCAGCCATCCACCCATCCACCCAttcaaccacccacccactgaTCCACCGGTCCACGTccgtccatccatccatcccaTCCAGCACATTTCTCCGCGAGTGCGTGCACTTTCGCATAAATTGGAAATATTAATTGCGTGTAACCTAAAAGTGGAATAAAGGAAGTGTTGCGCACTTTGCGAGGGGCGATCGAGAAGAGGGCCAGCGGCACACTGGGTGTGTGGTGGCGTAGTGCGATCGCCATGGGGAGGCAAACAAAAGAGTGTCAGCGTTTTATAAATAGTTTGGTTTGCGGCgtgattttatttgttcttcGGCGGGCCTCCCGACGCACGATGGCATCCAGTTGTTGAGCCAAAACCGTAATCAAGACCCAAAACACAATAACACAGTGCATTCCGGATCGGTTCTCCGTTTCGGTTAAGTGACCACACGCGTGCATATTTTTGGGAAATATTCAAAACTTTCGCACATGTGGGGAAACGTGCTGAAATGggattttcgaaaatattgTTTACATTTCGCGCATTTAATCGTTACACTTTAGGACTCGAtcgtgtgtgtctgtgtgtttgtgtgtgtgcttggcGGCGGACGTTCCACATTGGTCTTCCTCTTCTATAAACAATTTCTCGATTTTGATAATTCTCGGATATTCTTGTCTTGTGTGCGTTTTTAGTGGCGAATCGGGCAGAGTAAACAAACAAGTTCCTTTTGAGCGATATCGAGATGGAGTGGGACAAGCCCCCTCCGCCGCCGCAACCACCGCCGAAGCCCCGACGAACTCGATCCCGGCAGAATGTCCTGCACTACGAGTCCTTGCCCACCGCTCCGCCGGCGATGTGCGGTCGCACGGAGGAGAACATCTTCCAGTTTCCGGCGGTGGCCTCCCGTGCCCGCAATCTCTCCGCCTCCCCGAAATTCGAGAGGAAAGAGGCCAAGGATCTGCCCGTCTGCGAACTGGGCAAGCACTCCTGCTCCAAGTGCCAGCCTTATCGGGCGGATCGGGGCACCATCGAACCGCTGAAAACTCGCCTCAACTCCGCAATCGAAGCCATGGACGAGCTGACCCGCACGTACGCTTTGCTGGAGGGATTTCTGGAGCACCGATTAGCCACCATCGCCGACAACGAGGCGGGTGAACGGGAAGCTGAGCTGGCAgctgttgatgatgatgatgttccTTCCACTAGTCAATCCGCCAATCAGCATCCACCCACCAAGCCGCCTCGCTCCAACAATACTGACCATCAGTTCGATCTAGAGCACTCCCTTACCTGGCTAGAATCTCTGTTGGGGACTGAGGTGGTGCCGCCCTTCAAGCAGGGAAAGTTTAAACGGTAATGATTATCTGCGTCGATTgtaattcaaaaacaaaattacaCTTTTTTATACAGTATTCGCGAGCGTAGCAAGTCCATGATGGAGGAGGACATAAACGTGTTCATGAAGGGCGATCGTCCCAGTCTAAAGCTGAGCTCGTCGCGACCATATATCCTGAGGCGTCAGAGCACCTACAGCGACAACAAGGCCAAGGTGTCCAAGTGGACAAAGGTCAAGGCCGCCTTCAAGTGGGAGCGGGCAAATGTGCCGCCTTCGGGACCAGGTGCTCCGGAAAACCACGTCTTGATGCCACTCAACCATGAGGTGGAGAGGTTTGTATTGCGGATTATTACTCCCATTGGCGCCAGATATATAATGCTCATTTATTTTTCAGATACCTCAAGGTGCCCATTAGCGCGGCTGCCGGCAGCAGTTCCGCAGACAGCATCATCAGCTCCTCCTCTGGTCATATTATGAGTGATACGGGTGGAACACCTGGTACAATCAGTTCGGCCAGCTCCATGGATGATCTTGAGGCCACCACCCGCCAGAATTACCGTAATGCtctttataataattaatttacagCTCGTTAGAGTAATGTCAACTCTTTCCAGGTCGTGATTCCTCTAAAAGTGATACCCGCTGCGAATCCCGCGACTCCAACTATGAGGTGGAGTTACGAAAATCCGCTACTGACGAACGCCTGGACAATATTAAATCCTCAGTTTCGGCACTACCAACCAAATCATCATCCAGCAAGTCGTTGCGAAGGTCGAAAGCCTTTTCCGACTTTGAGGTCCTGCCAGAGGATCATGTGGCGGAGATTAAGGCCACCAGCAGTCGTCGACAAAAGGTTCCACCGAGTCCACTGAATCTCAACCAGGTGAACCAGATGTATAGTGATCTGCCACAACTGCACTCTCCGCTCAAGAGTCCCAAGGATTCGCGCATGCGCCGAGTCCATTCGCCGGGCACCTCCTCCGTGCCCAGCAGTCCTTCCAGGCAATCGGATTTCTTTGGTGAATTTGGTGGGTCCAAGAGGGGGATGGTTTCAGTCCACAATCCCCTTGTCATTACGAAACTTCTTTAACCTTATGGTATTTTGCAGAGAGCGAGGATCTGTCCAGTGGTGATTTCTCGGAACCCACTACGCCAAACTGTAAGAATTTCCCACAGAACGCAGATGACGAGATATTTCAACATTATCAACTTCTCGTACTCAAACTAGATTCAGAGTTTAAGGGCAAGCAACTCGAGTTAGAGCGTTCCAGCGCCAGCAACCGCAGTAGGGATCCTCAAAAACATTGAAAACATATCCAATAAACCTCTAATCGATGCTAACCCACCATTTTAGGTGTCAAACTGGGAAGTGGAGCAgccggaggaggagctggTAGTGGAAAGCGCAGCAGTGAGGAGCACTCGCCCACCCAACTGTTGCACAACGAACTCATGTCCACAGCCCAGCTGGAACAGAATCTTACCCCACAGTTCAAAAAGAAGTTAACCAAGTGGCGAGCCAAGCAGCAAAATTGCTCTGCAGGATCGATAACCTCATCAGAACCCGCAGCAAGTCCCACGGCCAAGAGCCAAAGTGGGGATGTTAAGCCCAAGATCGACTGGAACCTGTGGAGTATGGGTCAAGTGAAGTTAGAGGGCCAAGGATTGTGCACTTTGCCTGATCAGAAGGATCTGCCCGAGAAGTTTCAGAAGAAGTTGGGTTGGTATTTGGCAAGGTTTTCCCTTCATagtcatatttaataatatgCCTTGCCCACAGAGCAGTGGAATCGGTTGAAGTGCGCTCCTGGTGGTGGCACTACCTCGGACAATGACTCCCTGAAGCGAGGATCCAAGCACAGTCAGTCCACAAGAAGGGGATCCGATGACGATCGATGGTACAAGCATAGGCCGCACGAGAAAGAGAAGTTTGTAGACAGCCGAAAATCCTTCTCTTTAGAAGACTAATCCTTGAATATTTGGATAGATTGTCCCGCCTAAAGGCCATTGTGGTACCGGATCATACCAAGAATATTGAGGTCAAGACTTCGGATGGAGAGGTGATGAAGTTTGAGGGCATCTCGAGGAAGTTCACTAGGAAGCTTTACGAGTGGGAGAAAGCTAGGGGAATTGGGCCGGAAGCATCCACCTTTGCTCTGCTGCATCCTGGTTACTGTCCCATAGATGTGAGGCGCATCAACAAGGAGTGCAATAAAGGTGAGTATGGAACTATCTGATCGATCTGAAGTTAATTCTTAACTTTTCTATAGTGGCAGCGGATCACTCGCCGACGCTCAGCCGTTCACTGTCCCTGGACAGCGTGTCACCCAACTGCAACCTGGCCCAGGCCATCTCCCAGCAGGCTTCATCCCTCTCTCTAAACGACGTCAACGATCTGAAGGAAGTCGAGGACACCGACGCCCTCACCGATCACGAGTTCAAAAAGTACGACGAGCCGGAGGCTGTGAtggtggaggtggaggagcACATTCACGACACCGCCTCTCCACTGGTCACCGCTCACACTCTGGTGGAGCAGCAGACGCCTATATATAAGTACGAGGAGGTGCAGTGTAATGACTATGTGTAGGTGCCATTTGGAATACCCGATCCTCCGTAAACTGATGGCTTCTCATTCCCTCCAGTAATTCGCGTCGCGTCCAGAGCTTCGAGTCGCACACAAATCTGGCTCCCTTGCTGGGAGCACTGAAACGTGCCGATGAGCTGTTTGGCCAATTGAAGAATGCCTCGCCCGATCTGCTGGAACACCCGTCCATGCGGGACTGCCAGGCCGCATTGCTGAGCATTCGTAGCATTTATCCGTACTACTCCAACAACCTGATGAAGGCGGGCGTGCTCAACGCCATATCCGATGTCCAGAGCGAACTGGGACGACTGACCGAGCTAGTGAGATGCACCGACAATTAAAAATATGAGTTATTTGTTTACTAATTTGTTTGCTAAATACTTGTCATTTCAGAGCCAAAAATCGCCTTTGGACGAAGCCTGCTGCCAGGAAACCATGCAAGAGCGAACGCTGGAGTATCTGGAGGAACTCCAAGGACTGTATGAATGCCTGCAGTGCCTTAAGCTAAGCATACGTAAGCATTTCTTCCACTTAAGCGTACCTTATTCGAATCTTAATGACCTTGTAGAGGGTGGAAGCAACCGGTATCCCCGAGACATAGTGCCAGATATAAACATCACCAGCGAGGATGGGCAGCAGTTGGACTCCAGTTCGGCCTATGCCACCTGCGACAACTCCAGCCGGGATCGATTGGCTCAGGATGACAACAGTGCTAGTGCAGCTTCCCCGATGGAGCATGAAACGGAGACCAGCACCACAACGGGCACTTTGTGCCGCTCCAGTTTGCCAACCGTGAATGCCAATCCGATTGCCAATAATGGTGTAACCAGTGCAACTGCCTCTGCTAAGAAAAAACTGCTGCGACTGCGAAAAATGGGTTCCCGGCAGAACAGCAAGAcggagagcgacagcagcgatGCGGATACCCACTCGGTTTTGGAGACACCGCGCCGATTGCGCCGCAAGAATTTCCGGCTGAAGCAGCGCTCCTTGGATGATGACTTCCGGTTGAGCTCGACGACAAATGAACATGATGTGGCTACTGCCAGAGAAGACATAGTCTACGGGTCACTGAAGGTTAAGCCGGGCGAACTGATTGAGCAGAGTCAGTGCGTGGCACCTGCTCCAGTGCACCTCGTTTTACATGATCCATCCATATCTTCCTCCGCATCCACCACTCCTCTCACTTCAACCACTCCTTCCTCAACAGTTACTCCACCCACAAAGCTGGGAGCCTTTATTCCTCCTCCTCTGCCAGAACACAATCGGACATACAACACTAATGCCAATGTCTTCGTGAAGACCAAACGAAAACTCTTCACTACCATCCCACAACCAAGTGCCGCGGAAGGCCTAGCTGTGATAGAAAAGGAGCTGGACAGTCCCACGGAGGAGAAATCGGAAAAGTTGGACAAACCTGAGAAGTCAAGATGTCTCAAGCCCCTTAATCTGTACAAGTCCATTAGTTTGGACCGTATAACCCATCCGCCCTGCAAAGAAGAACTCCGGAAATGTCAAAGTAGCGAACACTTCCGGCGGGGAATCCTATTTGTGCGACCGCCACTGGCTAGTGATAGCATCGAAAGATTGTCCAAGAAACATCAGGAGTTCTCCAGCAATCCTCCAGTTCCGCCTCGGAAAGCCCATCTTTACAAGAAAAACTCTCTGCACAAGTCACACAGTGCAAATGCGAGCAACAAAATTGAGCACAAGATAGCCAAGACTAGCTCAGGACCCAGTTTCTCCCGGGTGCATCCTCCGCCACCGTCGCCTGTTCCGCTAACTCTACCCAATAAACAGGATAACACCCTGCCACGAATCCAGCGTAAACATCCCAATACGCCAACCAAGGCCACTCAGTTCGAGTTTCCGCCACCTCAGATTCTTGCGCCGGAACGTCCAGTCACTCCTCTTTCGGAGAGAGCCATACGCCTCCAGTTGGCCAAGGCGCAGTTTCTTCAAAGTGCTCCAGTTACTCCCCGCCAGGATCCCCAAACTCCAACTAAGGCAACGGAATCTGTGGTGCTTCAAAAGAGCATCAGTGCGGGCAGCATGAGAGGTGGAGCAGGGGGAGGAGCCGCTGTCCATGAGGCCGCACAGCAACAGCATTATCATGACACATCCACGGATCAGGAGAGTGTGGGCCACTCCAGTGCCTACGATAGTTTGCCCAGAGCAGTGAGCCGGAGTGCCAAGATTTCCAGTAAACTGGGATTCGCCACTCTAACCTCAAAGTTACGAAGGGGCAACAAGAAGCCCAAGAATCCACCTCCTAGTCCTGGTAGCGCCCTATCCGCCCTGTGTCGGCAAACCCTAATGGCCGATGTCATAGCCATACCACAGACCTTCGGAACGGAGAAGCCTCCACCAAGTCCCACAGGAA of Drosophila mauritiana strain mau12 chromosome 3R, ASM438214v1, whole genome shotgun sequence contains these proteins:
- the LOC117144147 gene encoding uncharacterized protein LOC117144147 isoform X2; the protein is MEWDKPPPPPQPPPKPRRTRSRQNVLHYESLPTAPPAMCGRTEENIFQFPAVASRARNLSASPKFERKEAKDLPVCELGKHSCSKCQPYRADRGTIEPLKTRLNSAIEAMDELTRTYALLEGFLEHRLATIADNEAGEREAELAAVDDDDVPSTSQSANQHPPTKPPRSNNTDHQFDLEHSLTWLESLLGTEVVPPFKQGKFKRIRERSKSMMEEDINVFMKGDRPSLKLSSSRPYILRRQSTYSDNKAKVSKWTKVKAAFKWERANVPPSGPGAPENHVLMPLNHEVERYLKVPISAAAGSSSADSIISSSSGHIMSDTGGTPGTISSASSMDDLEATTRQNYRRDSSKSDTRCESRDSNYEVELRKSATDERLDNIKSSVSALPTKSSSSKSLRRSKAFSDFEVLPEDHVAEIKATSSRRQKVPPSPLNLNQVNQMYSDLPQLHSPLKSPKDSRMRRVHSPGTSSVPSSPSRQSDFFGEFESEDLSSGDFSEPTTPNYSEFKGKQLELERSSASNRSVKLGSGAAGGGAGSGKRSSEEHSPTQLLHNELMSTAQLEQNLTPQFKKKLTKWRAKQQNCSAGSITSSEPAASPTAKSQSGDVKPKIDWNLWSMGQVKLEGQGLCTLPDQKDLPEKFQKKLEQWNRLKCAPGGGTTSDNDSLKRGSKHSQSTRRGSDDDRWYKHRPHEKEKLSRLKAIVVPDHTKNIEVKTSDGEVMKFEGISRKFTRKLYEWEKARGIGPEASTFALLHPGYCPIDVRRINKECNKVAADHSPTLSRSLSLDSVSPNCNLAQAISQQASSLSLNDVNDLKEVEDTDALTDHEFKKYDEPEAVMVEVEEHIHDTASPLVTAHTLVEQQTPIYKYEEVQCNDYVNSRRVQSFESHTNLAPLLGALKRADELFGQLKNASPDLLEHPSMRDCQAALLSIRSIYPYYSNNLMKAGVLNAISDVQSELGRLTELSQKSPLDEACCQETMQERTLEYLEELQGLYECLQCLKLSIQGGSNRYPRDIVPDINITSEDGQQLDSSSAYATCDNSSRDRLAQDDNSASAASPMEHETETSTTTGTLCRSSLPTVNANPIANNGVTSATASAKKKLLRLRKMGSRQNSKTESDSSDADTHSVLETPRRLRRKNFRLKQRSLDDDFRLSSTTNEHDVATAREDIVYGSLKVKPGELIEQSQCVAPAPVHLVLHDPSISSSASTTPLTSTTPSSTVTPPTKLGAFIPPPLPEHNRTYNTNANVFVKTKRKLFTTIPQPSAAEGLAVIEKELDSPTEEKSEKLDKPEKSRCLKPLNLYKSISLDRITHPPCKEELRKCQSSEHFRRGILFVRPPLASDSIERLSKKHQEFSSNPPVPPRKAHLYKKNSLHKSHSANASNKIEHKIAKTSSGPSFSRVHPPPPSPVPLTLPNKQDNTLPRIQRKHPNTPTKATQFEFPPPQILAPERPVTPLSERAIRLQLAKAQFLQSAPVTPRQDPQTPTKATESVVLQKSISAGSMRGGAGGGAAVHEAAQQQHYHDTSTDQESVGHSSAYDSLPRAVSRSAKISSKLGFATLTSKLRRGNKKPKNPPPSPGSALSALCRQTLMADVIAIPQTFGTEKPPPSPTGRNVSKSQSTPQAAGPSTINFEGIPKSLSEQYVRQLKESDV